A stretch of Thermodesulfobacteriota bacterium DNA encodes these proteins:
- a CDS encoding OmpH family outer membrane protein yields MLGRWDRNGIGIAILAALLVAVGVGGAAAQDKVGVVDLQRCLNDSKMGKRYKAEFTAEAERMKAELEREEDVLKGLREELEKQGMILSETARGEKERAYRERVDAFKEKFQQSQQVLQRRDQELTRRILRDLQGVIRELGETGGYALIVERGEGGVLYTPAQADITDEVVRRYDKAGGAE; encoded by the coding sequence ATGTTGGGAAGATGGGACCGTAACGGCATCGGGATTGCAATTTTGGCGGCGCTCCTCGTGGCGGTGGGAGTCGGGGGAGCGGCTGCCCAGGACAAGGTGGGGGTGGTGGACCTGCAGCGCTGCCTCAATGACTCGAAGATGGGCAAGCGCTACAAGGCCGAGTTCACCGCCGAGGCGGAGCGGATGAAGGCCGAGCTGGAGCGCGAGGAGGACGTCCTCAAGGGCCTGCGGGAGGAGCTGGAGAAGCAGGGAATGATCCTCTCGGAGACGGCCCGCGGGGAGAAGGAGCGCGCCTACCGCGAACGGGTGGACGCCTTCAAGGAGAAGTTCCAGCAGAGCCAGCAGGTGCTCCAGCGCCGGGACCAGGAGCTCACCCGGCGGATCCTGCGGGACCTCCAGGGCGTGATTCGGGAGCTGGGAGAGACCGGGGGCTACGCCCTCATCGTCGAGAGGGGGGAGGGGGGGGTGCTCTACACCCCCGCCCAGGCCGACATCACCGACGAGGTGGTCCGCCGGTACGACAAGGCCGGGGGAGCGGAGTAG